The DNA window GGCGGCAGCACCATTCCTCCTTTTCCTGACACCTTTTCCAGAAATGATTGACACGTAACCATGCCTGTGGTACACTTAGTATACTTGTGGTCTCCTAGCCCGCAAGAGTTTATGTTAGGAGGAATGGTTAATGCTAGGGAAAGTCAAATGGTTCAATCAAGAAAAAGGTTATGGGTTTATCGAAAGAGAAGGCGGGTCTGATGTCTTCGTGCACTTCTCTGCCATCCAGGAAGAAGGTTTCAAGACATTGGTGGAAGGGCAAGAGGTGGAATTCGAGATTGTCGAAGGTCCCCGCGGTCCCCAAGCTGCCAATGTTGTTAAATTATAAAGGTTTATAATTTAACAGCCGGCCCCTTACTTATGCGGTAAGGGGCCTTTGTAATTAAATGGAATTTCATCCAAAGAAAGGGGCATAATAGGAGTAAACTTGACCGGCAGGATTTTTCCTGCGGGCGCTGAATCTATTTATAAAAGCCCGAAAGGAGC is part of the Clostridia bacterium genome and encodes:
- a CDS encoding cold-shock protein yields the protein MLGKVKWFNQEKGYGFIEREGGSDVFVHFSAIQEEGFKTLVEGQEVEFEIVEGPRGPQAANVVKL